TCCTGGTTGGAAAGGGTTCCTACTTATAAGGATCAAATCCAGCAGCTTGGCATGCAGGGGAAAGATATCTCTACCTATGGATTTCTAGGTTACCCGCTGCTGCAGGCTGCAGATATTTTGGTTTACCGGGCTAATGCGGTTCCAGTCGGAGAAGATCAACTGCCGCATCTGGAATTATGCAGGGAGATTGCCCGCAGGTTTAACTTTCTTTACCAAACAAACCTGTTTCCCGAACCTCAGGCTTTGCTGGCTAAAATAGCTTGGCTTCCCGGTGTAGATGGACGCAAGATGTCTAAAAGCTACCATAATGAAATTGCTATTGACGCTAGTGAAGAGGAAATTGCGGCTAAAGTAAGACAGATGGTGACGGATCCGCAGCGCATTCACAAAACTGATCCGGGGCATCCGGAAGTTTGTACTGTTCATATCTACCAAAAATTATATAATACCGGTGGCATCGAAGAAATTACCGAAAGCTGCCGCAGTGGCGCTATTGGCTGTGTAGCATGCAAAAAGCAACTGGCTGCCAAGATTAATGAAGCGTTAATGCCCATTAGAGAAAAAAGGAAAGGACTGGCTGCAAAACCGCAACTGGTCAAAGAAATTTTAGCTGCAGGAGAAGAATGCGCAAGAAAGAAAGCACGGGAAACTATGCAATTGGTCAGGGAAGCAATGGGTGTCCAATAAATTTTGAGGTGAGGAGCTTTGAGCTATCATATTACTTTAGATGTTTTTGAAGGTCCTTTAGATTTGCTCCTCCATTTAATCCAGAAGCAAAAACTAGATAT
This region of Zhaonella formicivorans genomic DNA includes:
- the trpS gene encoding tryptophan--tRNA ligase, whose product is MSKGIILSGMRPTGKLHIGHLSVLENWVRLQSEYECNFAIVDWHALTTSFDDTSLIKENVWNMALDWLAVGIDPEKSTIFIQSRILEHAELHLLFSMFTPLSWLERVPTYKDQIQQLGMQGKDISTYGFLGYPLLQAADILVYRANAVPVGEDQLPHLELCREIARRFNFLYQTNLFPEPQALLAKIAWLPGVDGRKMSKSYHNEIAIDASEEEIAAKVRQMVTDPQRIHKTDPGHPEVCTVHIYQKLYNTGGIEEITESCRSGAIGCVACKKQLAAKINEALMPIREKRKGLAAKPQLVKEILAAGEECARKKARETMQLVREAMGVQ